From Paenibacillus antri:
TTCGGCGTGCGCAGGAACTCGCTCCCGTTGGCGGCGATGCTGTCGTAGCGCTGCTGGTCGGTGGAAATGAGAATAAGATTCGGCCTCGAGGACATAGTATACGTAACCTCCGGTTCAGGGAATTGTGTGGAAATATGGCGCCATTATAGCATGAATGGAGGATTCCCACAGGTAAATGTCACAATAAATAGAAAACCCACATAAAACAACGCGTAATTTTGTTGAAAGCGCTAAATTCCTTATTGACAATGCGTCATAATGTGATGATAATAAGGGATGTAGCCAAGAAACAACATTGAAACCGCTTCAAAGTGTTGCCTTGTGTGTGGTCTTGGGGATTTTATATTACTTAGGGGGAGTGCCACAATATGAAGAAGGTAAGAAAATCAGCGTTCATGCTTATGGCGTCGGTCATGAGTTTGTCGGCATTGCTGGCCGCTTGTTCCGGAGGCAACGCAGAAAAGCCTGCCGCAGAAACGCCTGGATCGGGAACGACAGCGGAGCAGCCGGCCGTCGATAAGCCGAAAGAGAAAGTCGAACTCGAGTTCTGGACTCACTGGGGCTCCACGACGCGCCGTCCGATCATCGAGAAGATCGTCAGCGACTTTAACGGCTCGCAAGACTGGATTACTGTAAAACACGTCTTCTTGCCGTACGGCGAAGGCTGGACGAAGGCATTGGCGCAAATCGCAGCCGGCAACCCGCCGGACGTCATCATTCACGAAATCGCGAAAGTCGCGCAGCGCGCGGATAAGAACCAAGTCGAAAACCTGTCGCCGTTCCTCGCGAAGGACGACATCAGCGGCCGCTTCCACGAGTACCTCTACGAAGCGATGAAGTACAACGGCGATGTGTACGCGCTTCCGTTCAACACGGACACGCGCTTCTTATTCTACAACAAGAAGATGTTCGCCGAAGCGGGTCTCGACCCGGAGAAGCCGCCGACAACTTGGGCGGAGATGGAAGAATACGCGAAGAAGCTCGACGTCATCGGCGCCGACGGCAAAATCGAACGTCTCGGTTACCACCCGCTGTTGGCAGGCGGCCACGAGATGTTCATGCTGAACGCCGGCGGCGGCAAAGCATGGGTATCCGCCGACGCGAAAGAAGTGAACATCAACACGCCTGAGCACGTAGAAGCGCTGAAATGGCTCCTTTCGTGGAATGAGCGTCTCGGTCAGCAAAACGTTGAAACGTTCAAAGCGACGTTCGGTTCCAAGACGAACGAGCCGCTTATCGCAGGCAAACTCGCGATGAAGGTCGAGAACGGTACGTTCTGGACGCAAATCCGCGACTTCGCGGCGAACCGCGACGACTTCGGCGTCGCTCCGATGCCTGAATTCAAGCCTGGCTCGGGACACCACAGCTTCAGCGGCGGCTTCACGATCGAAATTCCGAAGGGCGCGAAGCATCCGGAAGCAAGCTGGGAGTTCCTGAAGTTCATGACGGATTACGACGCGCAGAAGTATTGGGCTCAATTCAACTTCGACAACGTGGCGAACAAAGAAGTCGCGCTCGACGAAGATTTGCTGAAAGATCCGGTGTACGCGTTCTCCGTTCAAAACCTTGAAGTATCCAACCTGACGCCGGCTCCGGTGTCCGCGCCGGACTTCCAGACGCTGCTGAATCCGGAGATCGAAGCTGCGATCCAAGGTCAGCAATCGCCGGAAGACGCGCTCGCCAAAGCGCAGAAGGCGGTCGAAGATTTGATCGCGCAAAACCAGTAATCATCGGTAAGGCGTGAACGAAGGGTGGAGGGGTTCTCGAACCGCTCCGCCCTTTACTTCTTAAGAAGGAGGGATAGGCGTGGAATCTGGAACGACGCAATCGATGCCGAAAAAGAAAAGAAAATGGCTGTCGCTGGATAAAAGAGAAGCTGCGCAAGGATACATGTTCGTCGCCCCGTGGATTATCGGATTTCTCTGCTTTACCGGAGGGCCGTTGTTGTTTTCCCTTTACGCGAGCTTTACAAATTACGATATTACTTCTCGAATGGACTGGGTCGGTCTCCGGAATTATCAAATCATGTTCAATCGGGACCCGCTCTTTTGGATATCGCTTAAGAACACCTTGTACTACGTAGCTATCATGGTGCCTCTCACG
This genomic window contains:
- a CDS encoding ABC transporter substrate-binding protein yields the protein MKKVRKSAFMLMASVMSLSALLAACSGGNAEKPAAETPGSGTTAEQPAVDKPKEKVELEFWTHWGSTTRRPIIEKIVSDFNGSQDWITVKHVFLPYGEGWTKALAQIAAGNPPDVIIHEIAKVAQRADKNQVENLSPFLAKDDISGRFHEYLYEAMKYNGDVYALPFNTDTRFLFYNKKMFAEAGLDPEKPPTTWAEMEEYAKKLDVIGADGKIERLGYHPLLAGGHEMFMLNAGGGKAWVSADAKEVNINTPEHVEALKWLLSWNERLGQQNVETFKATFGSKTNEPLIAGKLAMKVENGTFWTQIRDFAANRDDFGVAPMPEFKPGSGHHSFSGGFTIEIPKGAKHPEASWEFLKFMTDYDAQKYWAQFNFDNVANKEVALDEDLLKDPVYAFSVQNLEVSNLTPAPVSAPDFQTLLNPEIEAAIQGQQSPEDALAKAQKAVEDLIAQNQ